The Thermus brockianus genome window below encodes:
- a CDS encoding (Fe-S)-binding protein, which produces MRVALFITCLADQFFAEAGVAAVRLLRALGVEVDFPEGQTCCGQPAFNAGHWEEARPLALRTLKVFQEAEYVVLPSGSCASMVKNHYPELLPGNKEALDLAERTYELSAFLVHVLGVERLGEGLRGRKVAYHHGCHALRELGVREEPLLLLRNAGAELLPWEAAEECCGFGGLFSVKLPEVSLAMADRKAATLPQAEVLTSTDAGCLLHLAGRLQKKGINLRVAPLATLLWEAYAG; this is translated from the coding sequence ATGCGGGTAGCCCTTTTCATCACCTGCCTGGCGGACCAGTTCTTCGCCGAGGCCGGGGTGGCGGCGGTGCGGCTTCTCAGGGCCCTCGGGGTGGAGGTGGACTTCCCCGAGGGCCAGACCTGCTGCGGCCAGCCCGCCTTCAACGCCGGCCACTGGGAGGAGGCGAGGCCCTTGGCCCTGCGGACCCTAAAGGTCTTCCAGGAGGCGGAGTACGTGGTCCTACCCTCGGGAAGCTGCGCCAGCATGGTGAAAAACCACTACCCCGAGCTCCTTCCCGGGAACAAAGAGGCCCTGGACCTGGCCGAGCGGACCTACGAGCTCTCCGCCTTCCTGGTCCACGTCCTGGGGGTGGAGCGGCTAGGGGAGGGGCTAAGGGGGCGGAAGGTGGCCTACCACCATGGCTGCCACGCCCTGAGGGAGCTTGGGGTACGGGAAGAGCCCCTTCTCCTCCTGCGCAACGCCGGGGCGGAACTCCTCCCCTGGGAGGCGGCGGAGGAGTGCTGCGGCTTCGGAGGGCTTTTTTCCGTGAAGCTCCCCGAGGTCTCCCTGGCCATGGCGGACCGGAAAGCCGCCACCCTGCCCCAGGCGGAGGTCCTCACCTCCACGGACGCCGGTTGCCTCCTCCACCTGGCCGGGCGGCTTCAGAAGAAGGGGATAAACCTCCGGGTGGCCCCCCTGGCCACCCTGCTTTGGGAGGCCTATGCGGGCTAA
- a CDS encoding aminotransferase class V-fold PLP-dependent enzyme — translation MDLSHLRQDFPLIVGKPDLVYLDSAATSQKPRRVIEALRHYYETLNANVHRGAYRLSVEATEAYEEARRRLARFLNAEPQEIVFVRNTTEAMNLVAYAWGLRNLRVGDEILVTEMEHHAGLVPWHLVAGLTGARVKAIPITEEGRLDLSALDGLLTERVKVVSLVHMSNVLGTINPVAEIAKRAKAVGALVVVDGAQSAPHLPVDVKALGADFFALSGHKMLGPTGAGVLWGRYEVLEGMMPFLGGGEMIREVHVDRSTYAPPPQRFEAGTPPIAEAIALGEAASYLMEVGMERVFAHDRALLEYALGRLEEVPDLKVYGPKGADRGGVIPFTLGRLHAHDLATFLDQEGVAVRAGHHCAQPLHRKLGVPATARASFYLYNTKEDVDRFVEALLRIRQKMAAWV, via the coding sequence ATGGACCTTAGCCATCTGCGCCAGGACTTTCCCCTCATCGTGGGGAAGCCGGACCTGGTCTACCTGGACTCCGCCGCTACCAGCCAGAAGCCCAGGCGGGTCATAGAGGCCCTAAGGCACTACTACGAGACGCTCAACGCCAACGTCCACCGGGGAGCCTACCGGCTTTCCGTGGAGGCCACGGAGGCTTACGAGGAGGCCCGGCGCCGCCTGGCCCGCTTTCTGAACGCCGAGCCCCAGGAAATCGTCTTCGTGCGCAACACCACGGAGGCCATGAACCTGGTGGCCTACGCCTGGGGCCTGAGGAACCTGAGGGTCGGGGACGAGATCCTGGTCACGGAGATGGAGCACCATGCGGGCCTCGTGCCCTGGCACCTGGTGGCGGGCCTCACCGGGGCCCGGGTGAAGGCCATCCCCATCACGGAGGAGGGGCGGCTGGACCTCTCCGCCCTGGACGGGCTCCTCACGGAGAGGGTCAAGGTGGTCTCCCTGGTGCACATGTCTAACGTCCTCGGCACCATCAACCCCGTGGCGGAGATCGCCAAGAGGGCCAAGGCGGTGGGGGCCCTGGTGGTGGTGGACGGGGCCCAGTCCGCCCCCCACCTCCCCGTGGACGTGAAGGCCCTGGGGGCGGACTTCTTCGCCCTTTCCGGCCACAAGATGCTGGGCCCCACCGGGGCGGGGGTGCTTTGGGGAAGGTACGAGGTCCTGGAAGGGATGATGCCCTTCCTGGGCGGGGGGGAGATGATCCGGGAAGTCCACGTGGACCGCTCCACCTACGCCCCGCCTCCCCAGCGCTTTGAGGCGGGCACCCCGCCCATCGCCGAGGCCATCGCCCTGGGGGAGGCGGCGAGCTACCTCATGGAGGTGGGCATGGAGAGGGTCTTCGCCCACGACCGGGCCCTTCTGGAATACGCCTTGGGGCGCCTCGAGGAGGTGCCGGACCTCAAGGTCTACGGGCCCAAGGGCGCGGACCGGGGCGGGGTCATCCCCTTCACCCTGGGGCGGCTCCACGCCCACGACCTCGCCACCTTCCTGGACCAAGAGGGCGTCGCCGTGCGGGCCGGGCACCACTGCGCCCAGCCCCTCCACCGCAAGCTGGGCGTGCCGGCCACCGCCCGGGCAAGCTTCTACCTCTACAACACCAAGGAGGACGTGGACCGCTTCGTGGAAGCGCTCCTTAGAATCCGCCAGAAGATGGCCGCCTGGGTCTAG
- a CDS encoding LutC/YkgG family protein produces the protein MDARTRILNRVHRALESRPKALLPEHPHLPFPEDPIPLFLRRLAENGAEGHLLSPKEAKALLDELAQGLPGVAFGRGVPPSFREGLSELPPEEAPLGVSQALFAVAETGTVALTSADGRKAQLLPPTHLVLVEAEKVYPTLLAAFQELKALPPALGLHSGPSKSADIGQVMVKGVHGPGRLIVAVLT, from the coding sequence ATGGACGCTAGGACCCGCATCCTAAACCGGGTGCATAGGGCCCTGGAGAGCCGCCCCAAGGCCCTCCTCCCCGAGCACCCCCACCTGCCCTTCCCCGAGGACCCCATCCCCCTCTTCCTAAGGCGCCTCGCCGAGAACGGGGCCGAGGGCCACCTCCTCTCCCCCAAGGAGGCCAAGGCCCTCTTGGACGAGCTCGCCCAGGGGCTTCCCGGGGTGGCCTTTGGCCGGGGGGTGCCGCCCTCCTTCCGGGAAGGCCTTTCCGAACTCCCCCCGGAGGAGGCCCCCCTAGGGGTTTCCCAGGCCCTCTTCGCCGTGGCGGAGACGGGCACCGTGGCCCTCACCAGCGCCGACGGCCGGAAGGCCCAGCTCCTTCCCCCCACCCACCTGGTCCTGGTGGAAGCGGAAAAGGTCTACCCCACCCTCCTCGCCGCCTTCCAGGAACTCAAAGCCCTTCCCCCCGCCCTCGGCCTCCACTCGGGCCCCTCCAAGAGTGCGGACATCGGCCAGGTGATGGTGAAGGGGGTCCACGGGCCCGGGAGGCTTATCGTGGCCGTCCTCACCTAA
- a CDS encoding peptidase M4, with the protein MKRNSMVLGLVALGLLGLALTQGMMGGFGYAPRTMGPGMGMMGGMGMMALYPPEARPIPQEIARARMEAYARRLYPGARLKDFMAFSQNYYAQVVDERGQGLWELIADRYTGVVSPEPGPNMMWNTRYGMMGFPGQAPVRYDLEAAKALAETFLKGYLPGAQVMEEEVFPGYYTFDFGRKTVEGMLSVNAYTGEIWIHTWHGFFLGE; encoded by the coding sequence ATGAAGCGGAATAGCATGGTCCTAGGTCTGGTGGCCCTGGGGCTTTTGGGGCTTGCCCTCACCCAGGGGATGATGGGCGGCTTCGGTTACGCTCCCCGGACGATGGGCCCCGGGATGGGGATGATGGGGGGTATGGGGATGATGGCCCTGTACCCCCCGGAGGCAAGGCCCATCCCCCAAGAAATCGCCCGGGCGCGGATGGAAGCCTACGCCCGCCGGCTTTACCCGGGGGCGCGCCTTAAGGATTTCATGGCCTTCAGCCAGAACTACTATGCCCAAGTGGTGGACGAAAGGGGCCAGGGCCTATGGGAACTCATCGCTGACCGCTACACCGGGGTAGTTTCCCCGGAGCCAGGACCCAACATGATGTGGAACACCCGCTACGGGATGATGGGCTTCCCGGGCCAGGCCCCGGTGCGCTACGACCTGGAGGCGGCGAAAGCCCTCGCCGAAACCTTCTTAAAGGGCTACCTCCCAGGAGCCCAGGTAATGGAAGAGGAGGTCTTCCCCGGGTACTACACCTTTGACTTCGGCCGCAAAACCGTGGAGGGGATGCTCTCCGTAAACGCCTACACCGGCGAGATCTGGATCCACACCTGGCACGGCTTTTTCCTGGGGGAGTGA
- a CDS encoding DUF302 domain-containing protein gives MEGLALRKTLPGSLSEVRPRLEAALKEEGFGILTEIDVAATLKARLGLERPPYLILGACNPNLAARALEAEEGIGLLLPCNVVLRQEGGNVEVLVQDPEGMFRLLPPKTQEALKPVAQEAKARLERALARL, from the coding sequence ATGGAAGGCTTGGCCCTGCGCAAGACCCTACCGGGTAGCCTCTCTGAGGTGCGCCCCCGCCTAGAGGCCGCCCTCAAGGAGGAAGGCTTCGGCATCCTCACGGAGATAGACGTGGCCGCCACGCTCAAGGCCCGCCTGGGCCTGGAAAGGCCCCCCTACCTCATCCTGGGGGCCTGCAACCCTAACCTCGCCGCCCGGGCCCTCGAGGCAGAGGAGGGCATCGGCCTCCTCCTCCCCTGCAACGTGGTCCTGCGGCAGGAAGGGGGGAACGTGGAGGTCCTGGTGCAAGACCCCGAGGGCATGTTCCGCCTCCTTCCCCCCAAGACCCAGGAGGCCCTAAAGCCCGTGGCCCAGGAGGCCAAGGCCCGCCTGGAAAGGGCCCTTGCCCGGCTCTAA
- a CDS encoding SHOCT domain-containing protein gives MWWCGHGWYLGWWGPVLSLLWFALLGLFVYWLVRTLAPERRDRALEALRERYARGEIDKETFERMKRDLA, from the coding sequence ATGTGGTGGTGCGGCCACGGCTGGTATCTAGGTTGGTGGGGTCCGGTGCTCAGCCTGCTCTGGTTTGCGCTCTTGGGCCTTTTCGTCTACTGGCTGGTCCGGACCCTTGCCCCGGAAAGGCGGGACCGGGCCCTGGAGGCGCTAAGGGAGCGCTACGCCCGGGGGGAGATTGACAAGGAAACCTTTGAGCGCATGAAGCGCGACCTGGCATGA
- a CDS encoding CueP family metal-binding protein, which yields MRKTLVFLLVATALGVAQTPSPEALKGVDPTEALRLAKRWREEGQRVVSYVTPEAFVFEFPDGRKAQVALGDRFLLAVAPYLYRTHPCQVHYFSSCTGELQEQAFTVRVLEGGKEVLKAEVRTGRDGFFELWLPRNRRYTLEVRQGNLVATLPIATFRDSPTCLTAARLQAP from the coding sequence ATGAGAAAGACCCTGGTCTTCCTCTTGGTAGCGACGGCCCTAGGTGTAGCCCAAACCCCCTCCCCGGAAGCCCTTAAGGGCGTAGACCCCACGGAGGCGCTCCGCCTGGCCAAACGTTGGCGGGAGGAGGGGCAGCGGGTGGTGAGCTACGTGACCCCCGAGGCTTTCGTCTTTGAGTTTCCCGATGGCCGGAAGGCCCAAGTAGCCTTGGGGGACCGTTTCCTCCTGGCGGTAGCCCCCTACCTCTACCGCACCCACCCCTGTCAGGTCCACTACTTTTCCAGCTGCACGGGTGAACTCCAAGAACAGGCCTTCACGGTGCGGGTGCTGGAAGGAGGCAAGGAGGTGCTCAAGGCGGAGGTGCGCACGGGCAGGGATGGGTTCTTTGAGCTCTGGCTCCCCCGGAACCGCCGCTATACCCTCGAGGTCCGCCAGGGCAACCTGGTGGCCACCCTTCCCATCGCCACCTTCCGGGATAGCCCCACCTGCCTAACCGCCGCGCGCCTCCAGGCACCCTAA
- the lepB gene encoding signal peptidase I produces the protein MKAFWEYLFKEWFRQVGEALLVAFLVTTFVFTTVGVVGQSMFPTLKNGERVLVPKWETWLVRFGLREWRRGEIAILKPPEGTPYATARFPVLGFSFRAFFIKRIVAVPGDEVYVERGVVYVNGTPLDERHITDHLSPWPDSFPGVCYKDGRMTRIITQQGDFSVDLLPAYLRPLKEMLLPPSEEVLARSRLAEACEVGRIKLKKGYYFVMGDNRTLGGSEDSRTFGPVPVEAIAGRASFVWWPLFVRDEGGLRLNLRPLSPPAAYGLR, from the coding sequence ATGAAGGCCTTCTGGGAATACCTTTTCAAGGAGTGGTTCCGCCAGGTGGGGGAGGCCCTTCTGGTGGCCTTCCTGGTCACCACCTTCGTCTTCACCACCGTGGGGGTGGTGGGCCAGAGCATGTTCCCCACCTTGAAAAACGGCGAAAGGGTCCTGGTGCCCAAGTGGGAAACCTGGCTGGTGCGCTTCGGCCTGAGGGAGTGGCGCCGGGGGGAGATCGCCATCCTCAAGCCCCCGGAGGGCACCCCCTACGCCACCGCCCGCTTCCCCGTGCTGGGCTTTTCCTTCCGGGCCTTCTTCATCAAGCGCATCGTGGCCGTGCCGGGGGACGAGGTCTACGTGGAGCGGGGCGTGGTCTACGTGAACGGCACCCCCCTGGACGAGCGCCACATCACGGACCACCTCTCCCCCTGGCCCGACTCCTTCCCCGGGGTCTGCTACAAGGACGGGCGCATGACCCGGATCATCACGCAGCAGGGGGACTTTTCCGTGGACCTCCTCCCCGCCTACCTGAGGCCCCTGAAGGAGATGCTCCTTCCCCCTTCCGAGGAAGTCCTGGCCCGTAGCCGCCTCGCCGAGGCCTGCGAGGTGGGCCGGATCAAGCTCAAGAAGGGGTACTACTTCGTCATGGGGGATAACCGCACCTTAGGGGGAAGCGAGGACTCCCGCACCTTTGGCCCCGTGCCCGTGGAGGCCATCGCCGGGCGGGCGAGCTTCGTGTGGTGGCCCCTCTTCGTCCGGGACGAAGGGGGTTTACGCCTGAACCTCAGGCCCCTTTCCCCTCCGGCGGCCTACGGGCTTAGGTGA
- a CDS encoding LutB/LldF family L-lactate oxidation iron-sulfur protein has protein sequence MRAKARLYPQEAARLLREKPGVRQAVTGATLHFDRNRLKAYAEVPIEEWRNRAKAVKEHVLSHLDQYLELAEKRLRENGVQVHYAEEPEDAHRLLREIVRRHGVKRAVKAKSMLTEELGVNPLLASLGVEVYETDLGEYLIQLLGEPPSHIVGPAIHLSLEGIQKLFHERFGTPLDAAPEALAQVARKVLREAFLTAELGISGANFLVAETGTLALMENEGNIRLSTSLPKVHVAFVGIEKLLPRFQDLALFLPLTARAATGQRLSTFVSLIQGPAQAGEEGPKEVHVVFVDHGRTALLADPEAWETLRCLRCGACLNACPVYRQTGGHPYGYVYSGPIGAVLDPGLLSLEEAYPLPYASTLCGACLEACPVKIPIPKLLLTWRHRAVAEGLSPAWEKAALAAFRKVMESPALYRLFSKALRGLPPPQDLLPLLRAWTEGRGPLKPSPKPFHALWKELKEEDGR, from the coding sequence ATGCGGGCTAAGGCCAGGCTCTACCCCCAGGAGGCGGCCCGGCTCCTCCGGGAAAAGCCCGGGGTGCGCCAGGCGGTCACCGGGGCCACCCTGCACTTTGACCGGAACCGCCTCAAGGCCTACGCCGAGGTGCCCATAGAGGAGTGGCGCAACCGCGCCAAGGCGGTGAAAGAGCACGTCCTAAGCCACCTGGACCAGTACCTGGAGCTGGCGGAAAAGCGCCTAAGGGAAAACGGGGTCCAGGTCCACTACGCCGAGGAACCGGAGGACGCCCACCGCCTCCTCCGGGAAATCGTCCGGCGGCACGGGGTCAAGCGGGCGGTGAAGGCCAAGAGCATGCTCACCGAGGAGCTCGGGGTCAACCCCCTCCTGGCCTCCTTGGGGGTGGAGGTCTACGAAACGGACCTGGGGGAGTACCTGATCCAGCTCCTGGGGGAGCCCCCAAGCCACATCGTGGGCCCCGCCATCCACCTCTCCCTGGAAGGAATCCAGAAGCTTTTCCACGAGCGCTTCGGCACCCCCTTAGACGCCGCGCCCGAGGCCCTGGCCCAGGTGGCCCGCAAGGTCCTGCGGGAGGCCTTCCTCACCGCCGAGCTTGGGATCAGCGGGGCCAACTTCCTGGTGGCGGAAACGGGCACCCTGGCCCTCATGGAGAACGAGGGGAATATCCGCCTCTCCACCTCCCTCCCCAAGGTCCACGTGGCCTTCGTGGGGATAGAGAAGCTCCTCCCCCGCTTCCAGGACCTCGCCCTCTTCCTCCCCCTCACCGCCCGGGCGGCCACGGGGCAGCGCCTTTCCACCTTCGTTTCCCTCATCCAAGGCCCCGCCCAGGCAGGGGAGGAGGGCCCCAAGGAGGTGCACGTGGTCTTCGTGGACCACGGCCGCACCGCCCTCCTCGCCGACCCCGAGGCCTGGGAAACCCTCCGGTGCCTGCGGTGCGGGGCCTGCCTGAACGCCTGCCCCGTGTACCGGCAAACCGGGGGGCACCCCTACGGCTACGTCTACTCCGGGCCCATCGGGGCGGTGTTGGACCCCGGGCTCCTCTCCCTGGAGGAGGCCTATCCCCTTCCCTATGCCTCCACCCTCTGCGGGGCCTGCCTCGAGGCCTGCCCCGTCAAAATCCCCATCCCCAAGCTCCTCCTCACCTGGCGGCACCGGGCGGTGGCGGAGGGCCTAAGCCCCGCCTGGGAAAAGGCCGCCCTCGCCGCCTTCCGCAAGGTCATGGAAAGCCCCGCCCTCTACCGCCTCTTCTCCAAGGCCCTAAGGGGCCTACCTCCCCCCCAGGACCTCCTCCCCCTCCTCCGGGCCTGGACGGAGGGCAGGGGCCCCCTCAAGCCCAGCCCCAAACCCTTCCACGCGCTCTGGAAGGAACTTAAGGAGGAAGATGGACGCTAG
- a CDS encoding response regulator transcription factor encodes MKVLLVDDDPALLEVLGAYLREAGFDVLLAEDGEKALALYPMADLVILDLMLPRLHGFQVAEILRRERPDLPLLMLTARGEEEDKVRGLELGADDYVVKPFSPKEVVARVKALLRRVGLKEELRYGPLLLLPKARQAYLDGKPLALSRLEFDLLLTLAQHPGMVFSRERLLEKVWGPSFPGVDRVVDVHVAALRKKLGDDPDHPRFIETVRGVGYRFREDAGDAPFP; translated from the coding sequence ATGAAGGTACTCCTGGTGGACGACGACCCGGCCCTCCTGGAGGTCCTCGGGGCCTACCTGCGGGAGGCCGGGTTTGACGTCCTCTTGGCCGAGGATGGGGAAAAGGCTTTGGCGCTCTACCCCATGGCGGACCTGGTCATCCTGGACCTCATGCTCCCCCGCCTCCACGGCTTCCAGGTGGCGGAGATTCTCCGCCGGGAAAGGCCCGATCTGCCCCTCCTCATGCTCACCGCCCGGGGTGAGGAGGAGGACAAGGTCCGAGGCCTGGAACTGGGGGCGGACGATTACGTGGTGAAGCCCTTTAGCCCCAAGGAGGTGGTGGCCCGGGTCAAGGCGCTGCTCCGCCGGGTGGGGCTTAAAGAAGAGCTTCGCTATGGTCCCCTCCTCCTCCTTCCCAAGGCCCGCCAAGCCTATTTGGATGGCAAACCCCTGGCCCTTTCCCGGTTAGAATTTGACCTCCTCCTTACCCTGGCCCAGCATCCGGGGATGGTCTTTAGCCGCGAGCGCCTCCTGGAAAAGGTCTGGGGGCCCAGCTTCCCTGGGGTGGACCGGGTGGTGGACGTCCATGTGGCCGCCCTGCGCAAGAAGCTAGGGGACGACCCCGACCATCCCCGCTTTATTGAAACCGTTCGGGGCGTGGGGTACCGCTTCCGGGAGGATGCCGGGGATGCGCCTTTTCCTTAA
- a CDS encoding sensor histidine kinase, whose amino-acid sequence MRLFLKLFLSHLLVALLALLLLFGLTEALAPHFYRGHVERMYHALAMMGGSMMGEVLRRDLEEGLRTTLTAALLASLPLAVLGAALTASFASLRFSRTARLLAEGSRRMAQGEYGVRLPLLEQDELGELALHFNRLAEALEKVEKTRVELISTVAHELRTPLSALQAYAEALADGVMRPEKAAEGIGREVRAMARLVQDLAWVSQVEARAVPIYPKPLSPEALLREAAERFYPAFQAKGVALRILSAEALPQVWADPERVLQVLANLLSNALRHTPEGGEVRLGAEMGERVVVFSVEDTGPGIPQEHLPRIFERFYRIDSSRSRRDGGTGVGLTIAKGLVEAMGGRIWAESQPGRGSVFRFTLPLYTGLTEGR is encoded by the coding sequence ATGCGCCTTTTCCTTAAGCTTTTCCTAAGCCACCTTCTGGTGGCCCTTCTCGCCCTCCTTCTCCTCTTCGGCCTCACCGAAGCCCTTGCCCCCCACTTCTACCGGGGGCATGTGGAGCGCATGTACCATGCCCTGGCCATGATGGGGGGAAGCATGATGGGGGAGGTCCTTCGCCGCGACCTGGAGGAGGGCTTGCGCACCACCCTCACCGCCGCCTTGCTGGCCTCCCTCCCCTTGGCCGTCTTGGGGGCCGCCCTCACCGCTTCCTTCGCCAGCCTCCGCTTCTCCCGCACCGCCCGCCTCCTGGCGGAGGGAAGCCGGCGCATGGCCCAAGGGGAGTACGGCGTCCGCCTCCCCCTTTTAGAGCAGGACGAGCTCGGCGAGTTGGCCCTCCACTTCAACCGCCTGGCCGAGGCCCTGGAAAAGGTGGAGAAGACCCGGGTGGAACTTATCAGCACCGTGGCCCACGAACTCCGCACCCCCCTTTCCGCCCTTCAGGCCTACGCCGAGGCCCTGGCCGACGGGGTGATGCGCCCGGAAAAGGCCGCCGAGGGTATCGGCCGCGAGGTGAGGGCCATGGCCCGCCTGGTCCAGGACCTGGCCTGGGTCTCCCAGGTGGAGGCGAGGGCGGTGCCCATCTACCCCAAGCCCCTCTCCCCCGAGGCCTTGCTGCGGGAAGCGGCGGAACGCTTTTACCCTGCTTTCCAGGCCAAGGGCGTGGCCCTCCGGATCCTGTCCGCCGAAGCCCTCCCCCAGGTCTGGGCGGACCCCGAGCGGGTCCTTCAAGTGCTCGCTAACCTTCTCTCCAACGCCCTGCGCCACACCCCCGAAGGGGGAGAAGTGCGGTTAGGGGCGGAGATGGGGGAGCGGGTAGTGGTTTTTAGCGTGGAGGACACCGGACCCGGTATCCCCCAAGAACACCTCCCCCGCATCTTTGAGCGCTTCTATCGCATAGACTCCTCGCGTAGCCGTCGGGATGGGGGCACAGGGGTGGGGCTCACCATCGCCAAGGGGCTGGTGGAGGCCATGGGCGGGCGGATCTGGGCCGAAAGCCAGCCGGGCCGTGGGAGCGTCTTCCGCTTTACCCTTCCCCTTTACACGGGCTTAACCGAAGGCCGCTAG
- a CDS encoding patatin-like phospholipase family protein — translation MRGLALSGGGARGLAHIGALEVFLEAGLDFQVVAGTSMGAIVGALFAAGLSPGEILAIAQKTPWLGLLGLSPREGIFSRKKLKDFLAEHLPPTFAELKRPLAVTAVDVRSGRLLFLTQGDLPSAVLASAAYPGLLAPVEREGRLLFDGGVLDNLPVDAARLLGATEVYAVDVTPERSLEESPRGLLALARRAVDLMQLHLTSVRLSLYAPEVYVRPALPGVGIEDFRRLEEIVKAGREAARRALAGRVGGV, via the coding sequence GTGCGCGGGCTTGCCCTTTCGGGCGGCGGGGCCAGGGGCCTCGCCCATATCGGGGCCTTGGAGGTCTTTTTGGAGGCGGGGCTAGACTTCCAGGTGGTGGCGGGGACCAGCATGGGGGCCATCGTGGGGGCCTTGTTCGCTGCGGGGCTTTCCCCGGGGGAGATCCTGGCCATTGCCCAAAAAACCCCTTGGCTTGGTCTCCTGGGCCTTTCCCCCAGGGAAGGGATCTTCTCCCGGAAGAAGCTCAAGGACTTCTTGGCGGAGCACCTTCCCCCCACCTTCGCCGAGCTGAAGCGCCCCTTGGCGGTGACGGCGGTGGACGTGCGCTCGGGGAGGCTTTTATTCCTCACCCAAGGGGACCTGCCGAGCGCCGTCCTGGCCTCTGCTGCCTACCCGGGGCTTCTCGCCCCGGTGGAGCGGGAAGGGCGGCTCCTCTTTGACGGGGGAGTCTTGGACAACCTGCCCGTGGACGCCGCCCGCCTCCTGGGGGCCACGGAGGTGTACGCCGTGGACGTGACCCCGGAGCGCTCCCTAGAGGAAAGCCCCAGGGGGCTTTTGGCCCTGGCCCGGCGGGCGGTGGACCTGATGCAGCTCCACCTCACCTCCGTGCGCCTTAGCCTTTACGCCCCCGAGGTCTACGTGCGGCCCGCCCTTCCCGGGGTGGGTATAGAGGACTTCCGCCGCCTCGAGGAGATCGTAAAGGCGGGGCGCGAGGCGGCAAGGCGCGCCCTTGCGGGTAGAGTAGGAGGGGTATGA